One window from the genome of Haloprofundus halobius encodes:
- a CDS encoding 2Fe-2S iron-sulfur cluster-binding protein, giving the protein MPEYTVEFVGTGETIEISDKQTILKACIDEGIAQEYSCRVGMCLACSAEIVEGEVTQPAARGLTEEEAETYALTCMARPQSDLKLDRGKYPPSIEADAQATGDATAADDD; this is encoded by the coding sequence ATGCCCGAGTACACTGTCGAGTTCGTCGGCACCGGCGAGACTATCGAGATCTCCGACAAACAGACCATCCTCAAAGCCTGCATCGACGAGGGAATCGCCCAGGAGTACTCCTGTCGCGTCGGGATGTGTCTGGCGTGTTCTGCCGAAATCGTCGAGGGCGAGGTGACCCAACCCGCGGCTCGCGGACTCACCGAGGAGGAAGCCGAAACGTACGCGCTCACCTGCATGGCGCGCCCGCAGAGCGACCTGAAACTCGACCGCGGGAAGTACCCGCCGAGCATCGAAGCGGACGCGCAGGCGACGGGTGACGCCACCGCGGCCGACGACGACTGA
- a CDS encoding transcription initiation factor IIB: protein MERPSRQRQREQQAEQTSDETLKCPECSSTEVITDADQGELVCDDCGLVIDERSIDRGPEWRAFNHSERQSKSRVGAPITETMHDRGLTTTIDWKDKDAYGRSLSSEKRSQMHRLRKWQERIRTKDAGERNLQFALSEIDRMASALGVPRSVREVASVIYRRALNEDLIRGRSIEGVATSALYAACRQEGIPRSLDEVAEVSRVPQKEIGRTYRYISQELGLELKPVDPKQFVPRFASALELSEEVQAKATEIIDVSAEQGLLSGKSPTGFAAAAIYAASLLCNEKKTQREVADVAQVTEVTIRNRYQEQIEAMGFR, encoded by the coding sequence ATGGAACGTCCGAGTCGGCAGCGTCAGCGAGAGCAGCAAGCGGAACAGACGTCGGACGAGACCCTGAAGTGTCCGGAATGTAGTTCTACTGAAGTTATCACGGATGCCGACCAGGGTGAACTCGTCTGCGACGACTGTGGCCTCGTCATCGACGAGCGCTCCATCGACCGGGGACCGGAGTGGCGGGCGTTCAACCACTCCGAGCGTCAGTCGAAGTCGCGCGTCGGCGCGCCCATCACCGAGACGATGCACGACCGCGGCCTGACGACGACGATCGACTGGAAGGACAAGGACGCCTACGGCCGCTCGCTCTCCTCTGAGAAACGCAGCCAGATGCACCGCCTGCGCAAATGGCAGGAGCGCATCCGAACCAAGGACGCCGGCGAGCGCAACCTCCAGTTCGCGCTCTCGGAAATCGACCGAATGGCCTCCGCGCTGGGTGTTCCGCGGTCGGTACGGGAGGTCGCGTCGGTCATCTACCGCCGCGCGCTCAACGAGGACCTCATCCGCGGCCGTTCCATCGAGGGTGTCGCCACGAGCGCGCTGTACGCCGCCTGCCGACAGGAGGGCATCCCGCGCAGTCTCGACGAGGTCGCCGAAGTGTCCCGTGTCCCGCAGAAGGAGATCGGACGGACGTACCGCTACATCTCCCAGGAACTCGGCCTCGAACTGAAACCCGTCGACCCCAAACAGTTCGTCCCGCGCTTCGCCTCGGCGCTCGAACTCTCCGAGGAAGTGCAGGCGAAGGCGACCGAGATAATCGACGTCTCCGCCGAGCAGGGCCTGCTCTCTGGGAAGTCGCCGACCGGCTTCGCCGCCGCCGCCATCTACGCGGCGTCGCTGCTCTGCAACGAGAAGAAGACCCAGCGCGAAGTCGCCGACGTCGCGCAGGTGACCGAGGTCACCATCCGGAACCGCTATCAGGAACAGATCGAAGCGATGGGCTTCCGCTGA
- a CDS encoding MBL fold metallo-hydrolase encodes MSPDETALSPSALAAALHDGERVRVLDVRNRDEADEWPLSGGDVETTNLPYMQFVQAQAADELDDIADEFDDGQRVVVICGRGESSATVAEALRDHGVDAVNLAEGMRGWARVYHAEEVDGESEDATVIQYQRPASGCLAYLVVSGDEAAVVDPLRTFADRYVEDARDRGAELRYALDTHVHADHVSGVRDVAERSDAEPVVPEGATERGLAFDAKLVGDGDELRVGDVTLEAMHAPGHTTEMTAYRLGTVLFDGDLLFTESVARPDLERGDEGAEGMARRLHRTLRERVLALPDETVVAPGHYGDSANPTEDGTYTATLGELKSRLEALSMDEDAFVEYALSGMPPRPNNFEEIIATNLGRDSVGDDEAFELELGPNNCAATAD; translated from the coding sequence ATGAGTCCCGACGAAACTGCCCTCTCCCCGTCGGCGCTGGCGGCGGCGCTCCACGACGGCGAGCGCGTCCGGGTGCTCGACGTACGAAACCGCGACGAGGCCGATGAGTGGCCGCTCTCCGGCGGCGACGTGGAGACGACGAATCTCCCGTACATGCAGTTCGTCCAGGCGCAGGCGGCGGACGAACTCGACGACATCGCCGACGAGTTCGACGACGGCCAGCGGGTCGTCGTCATCTGCGGGCGCGGCGAGTCGAGCGCGACGGTCGCCGAAGCGCTCCGCGACCACGGCGTCGACGCGGTGAACCTCGCCGAGGGGATGCGCGGATGGGCGCGGGTGTACCACGCCGAGGAAGTCGACGGCGAGTCCGAGGACGCGACGGTGATACAGTACCAGCGTCCGGCGAGCGGGTGTCTCGCCTACCTCGTCGTCTCCGGCGACGAAGCCGCCGTCGTCGACCCGCTCCGCACGTTCGCCGACCGGTACGTCGAGGACGCCCGCGACCGGGGTGCGGAACTCCGCTACGCGCTCGACACACACGTCCACGCCGACCACGTCAGTGGTGTGCGCGACGTGGCCGAGCGCAGCGATGCCGAACCGGTCGTTCCCGAAGGGGCGACCGAGCGCGGACTCGCGTTCGACGCGAAACTGGTCGGCGACGGCGACGAACTCCGCGTCGGTGACGTGACGCTCGAAGCGATGCACGCGCCAGGGCACACCACCGAGATGACCGCGTACCGACTCGGAACTGTCCTCTTCGACGGCGACCTGCTGTTCACCGAGAGCGTCGCCCGACCTGACCTCGAACGCGGCGACGAGGGGGCCGAGGGGATGGCGCGACGGCTCCACCGGACGCTCCGCGAGCGGGTGCTCGCGCTACCGGACGAGACGGTGGTCGCGCCCGGTCACTACGGCGACTCGGCGAACCCGACCGAAGACGGGACCTACACCGCGACGCTCGGCGAACTGAAATCCCGTCTGGAGGCGCTGTCGATGGACGAGGACGCGTTCGTGGAGTACGCATTGTCGGGGATGCCGCCACGGCCGAACAACTTCGAGGAGATAATCGCAACGAATCTCGGGCGCGATTCGGTCGGCGACGACGAGGCGTTCGAACTGGAACTCGGCCCGAACAACTGCGCGGCGACGGCGGATTGA
- a CDS encoding GNAT family N-acetyltransferase: MRTRPVERRQGVTSWHAIAVDEAHRGDGHGSALLSFVETRADGHGCDCVALAVRDVTDDARRFYESNGLSEWGVAFETDR, from the coding sequence TTGCGAACGCGCCCGGTCGAGAGGCGCCAAGGAGTCACTTCGTGGCACGCCATCGCCGTCGACGAGGCTCACCGCGGCGACGGCCACGGGTCGGCGCTGCTCTCGTTCGTCGAGACGCGGGCCGACGGGCACGGCTGCGACTGCGTCGCGCTCGCGGTTCGTGACGTGACCGACGACGCGCGGCGGTTCTACGAGTCGAACGGCCTGTCCGAGTGGGGCGTGGCGTTCGAGACAGACCGCTGA
- a CDS encoding METTL5 family protein gives MGDRRALETQLAVVAGFENPQARLEQYPTPPDIAAHVVHFADLQGDVDGRTVVDLGTGTGMLALGAALRGPRRVVGVELDAAALDTARDNERRVGTTTPIHWIRGDATRSPLCVHSDGNSETTVLMNPPFGAQNGRRGADRGFLRTASELADVSYSIHNQGSRQFVESFAADEGGEVTHAFGATLTLDRQFDFHEQETRDLDTEVFRIRWT, from the coding sequence ATGGGAGACAGGCGCGCGCTGGAGACGCAACTGGCGGTCGTCGCCGGATTCGAGAACCCACAGGCCCGACTCGAACAGTACCCGACGCCGCCGGACATCGCCGCCCACGTCGTCCACTTCGCCGACCTGCAGGGCGACGTCGACGGACGGACGGTCGTCGACCTCGGCACCGGCACGGGGATGCTAGCGCTCGGCGCGGCGCTTCGCGGCCCCCGCCGCGTCGTCGGCGTCGAACTCGACGCGGCGGCGCTCGACACCGCCCGCGACAACGAGCGCCGCGTCGGGACGACGACGCCGATTCACTGGATTCGCGGCGACGCGACGCGTTCGCCGCTCTGCGTGCACTCGGACGGCAACTCGGAGACGACGGTGCTGATGAACCCGCCGTTCGGTGCGCAGAACGGCCGCCGCGGGGCCGACCGGGGGTTTCTCCGGACCGCATCCGAACTCGCCGACGTCTCGTACTCGATTCACAATCAGGGGAGCAGGCAGTTCGTCGAGTCGTTCGCCGCAGACGAGGGCGGCGAGGTCACCCACGCCTTCGGCGCGACGCTGACGCTGGACCGGCAGTTCGACTTTCACGAGCAGGAGACGAGAGACCTCGACACCGAGGTGTTTCGCATCCGGTGGACGTGA
- a CDS encoding DUF7120 family protein, with the protein MPNVKMNIPEHIEMQIAQLVEQGEFVNREEAVEELLSTGMKAYKTSGPMDNDEPGFEDDGMMGHEDEYVF; encoded by the coding sequence ATGCCGAACGTAAAAATGAACATCCCCGAGCATATCGAGATGCAGATCGCCCAACTTGTCGAACAGGGCGAGTTCGTCAACCGCGAGGAAGCGGTCGAGGAGTTGCTCTCGACGGGCATGAAGGCCTACAAGACCAGTGGGCCGATGGACAACGACGAACCGGGCTTCGAAGACGACGGCATGATGGGCCACGAAGACGAGTACGTCTTCTGA
- a CDS encoding UPF0058 family protein, which translates to MHKDDLLELHEQMVIIMEYFRSQEDVDSSLFDPYDELSVEPSHVHKSKSEHKHAVFVLGNALASAMSDDEFSNAGRVGKRMEELANDAESKI; encoded by the coding sequence ATGCACAAAGACGACCTGCTCGAACTGCACGAACAGATGGTCATCATCATGGAGTACTTCCGCTCCCAGGAGGACGTCGACTCCTCGCTGTTCGACCCCTACGACGAACTGAGCGTCGAGCCCTCACACGTCCACAAATCCAAGAGCGAGCACAAACACGCCGTCTTCGTCCTCGGTAACGCGCTGGCGAGCGCGATGAGCGACGACGAGTTCTCCAACGCGGGCCGCGTCGGCAAGCGGATGGAGGAACTCGCCAACGACGCCGAGTCGAAGATTTAG
- a CDS encoding flippase activity-associated protein Agl23, with protein MTRRDDGASTRFDRTTLAVVGLTAVALVARLVGLGTRAFHWDEARVGYWTLRYLDSGAFEYRPVAGGTFLPLVNRHVFALLGANDFTGRLVVALVGGLLPLVALLYRDRLRDDETVAFALVLAVEPVLLYYSRFARGELLLAAFSLLAVGCFLRVVDVGGRRYLYVGVVAVGLLLTTSGFAVVTLLCWTLAVFLTFDHLRVRGDGNPVGTAERAWRGFVSRATPLARSLFLLLGVLLFFYAPRAGDTDEVGLWNLSTLPATVESAFLGSFRKFWAVRIDYRRTNGHELLPYIVEYVELLVVLSLPVVVLAVGAFLADRYLTGGRRPLLHFFSFWAAVSLLAVPMLAEQFAPWLAVHTVVALTLPAAVGLAALVRVGAAGLERDRAARVGAVALVCVVLSAHVGGVVATNVYGSPGPDDDLAQYAQPSQPLEPMLENASAAMARTDGPDVVYVGEAFYTLDADSDLQPPVSDAWGNRLPLPWYFERIDARQTSVAAPDELEMVDSEPAVVVVEDEERSQVARQLEGYESTEYELGLWNREVYVFVLQ; from the coding sequence ATGACACGTCGCGACGACGGCGCCTCCACCCGGTTCGACCGAACGACTCTCGCGGTCGTCGGTCTCACGGCCGTCGCTCTCGTCGCTCGCCTCGTCGGTCTCGGTACCAGGGCGTTCCACTGGGACGAGGCGCGCGTCGGCTACTGGACGCTCCGCTACCTCGACTCGGGCGCGTTCGAGTACCGCCCCGTCGCCGGCGGGACGTTCCTCCCGCTCGTCAACCGCCACGTGTTCGCGCTCCTCGGCGCGAACGACTTCACCGGACGCCTCGTCGTCGCGCTCGTCGGCGGACTGCTCCCGCTGGTCGCGCTCCTGTACCGCGATAGGCTTCGGGACGACGAGACGGTCGCGTTCGCGCTCGTCCTCGCGGTCGAACCGGTGTTGCTCTACTACTCCCGGTTCGCTCGGGGGGAGCTGCTCCTCGCCGCGTTTTCGCTCCTCGCGGTCGGCTGTTTCCTCCGCGTCGTCGACGTCGGGGGTCGGCGGTACCTGTACGTCGGCGTGGTCGCGGTCGGACTGCTTCTCACCACCTCCGGGTTCGCCGTCGTCACGCTACTCTGCTGGACGCTGGCGGTGTTTCTGACGTTCGATCACCTCCGCGTCCGCGGCGACGGGAACCCGGTCGGGACCGCCGAACGCGCCTGGCGGGGGTTCGTCTCGCGGGCGACGCCGCTGGCGCGCTCGCTCTTCCTGTTGCTCGGGGTGTTGTTGTTCTTCTACGCGCCGCGCGCCGGCGATACCGACGAGGTCGGTCTCTGGAACCTGTCGACGCTTCCAGCGACCGTCGAGTCGGCGTTTCTCGGGTCGTTCCGAAAGTTCTGGGCGGTCCGAATCGACTACCGGCGGACGAACGGCCACGAACTCCTGCCGTACATCGTCGAGTACGTCGAACTGCTGGTCGTGCTCTCACTGCCGGTGGTGGTACTGGCCGTCGGCGCGTTCCTCGCCGACCGGTATCTGACCGGCGGCCGTCGTCCCCTGCTGCACTTCTTCTCGTTTTGGGCGGCCGTCTCGCTGCTGGCGGTGCCGATGCTCGCCGAGCAGTTCGCCCCGTGGCTCGCCGTCCACACCGTCGTCGCGTTGACGCTCCCGGCGGCGGTCGGCCTCGCGGCGCTCGTTCGAGTTGGTGCTGCGGGACTCGAACGCGACCGGGCGGCACGGGTCGGTGCCGTCGCACTCGTCTGCGTGGTGCTGTCGGCGCACGTCGGCGGCGTCGTCGCCACGAACGTCTACGGTTCGCCGGGACCCGACGACGACCTCGCGCAGTACGCCCAGCCGTCGCAACCGCTCGAACCGATGCTCGAAAACGCCTCGGCGGCGATGGCGCGCACCGACGGTCCCGACGTAGTGTACGTCGGCGAGGCGTTCTACACGCTGGACGCCGACAGCGACCTGCAGCCGCCGGTCTCGGATGCGTGGGGTAACCGCCTCCCGTTGCCGTGGTACTTCGAGCGCATCGACGCCCGCCAGACGAGCGTCGCCGCGCCGGACGAGTTGGAGATGGTCGACAGCGAACCCGCCGTCGTCGTCGTCGAGGACGAGGAGAGAAGTCAAGTCGCCCGGCAGTTGGAGGGGTACGAGTCGACGGAGTACGAACTCGGGCTGTGGAACCGGGAAGTGTACGTGTTCGTGCTGCAGTAG
- a CDS encoding PQQ-dependent sugar dehydrogenase → MKLASSRRELLRTAFSGALVGVVATAAETGIAAGASTEPSVGATADPSEVDSVQGAAIPDSVGIETVADGFEIPLDVAFVPGSDQRYVAEQRGVVSVVEAEGVRDRPLLDLRDAVEVDLEKGLLGIALHPNFAENRRLFVRYSAPRRENTPRNYSHTFVLAEFAVSADGRRANRDSERTVLELPEPQPNHNAGDLAFGPDGYLYVAVGDGGNGGDVGPGHVDDWYDAVPGGNAQDVRRNLLGSILRIDVDGREDDKPYAIPDDNPLVGRPGLDEHYAWGFRNPWRLSFDRENLFVGDVGESDYEEVNLVTKGGNYGWNVKEGTNCFAADSCPDRTLESVRGGERLVDPIVEYSHGDGPLTGNSVIGGYVYRGTALPALAGRYVFADLDAQNELFVATRPEGQGMWPTRVVDVVGEGSENLGRVFSFGRNPAGELFVLGGTFDGGALYRIVPASG, encoded by the coding sequence GTGAAACTCGCATCGAGTCGACGGGAGTTGCTCCGAACGGCGTTCTCGGGCGCACTAGTGGGTGTCGTCGCCACGGCCGCGGAGACCGGCATCGCCGCGGGGGCGTCGACAGAGCCGTCGGTCGGAGCGACGGCCGACCCGTCGGAGGTCGACTCTGTACAGGGAGCGGCGATTCCCGACTCGGTCGGAATCGAGACGGTCGCCGACGGGTTCGAGATACCGTTGGACGTCGCGTTCGTCCCCGGTTCCGACCAGCGGTACGTCGCCGAGCAGCGCGGTGTCGTCTCGGTCGTCGAAGCCGAGGGGGTTCGGGACCGACCCCTTCTCGACCTGCGGGACGCCGTCGAGGTCGACCTGGAGAAGGGGCTTCTCGGCATCGCGCTTCACCCGAACTTCGCCGAGAACCGGCGACTGTTCGTTCGCTACAGCGCCCCACGACGTGAGAACACGCCACGGAACTACAGCCACACGTTCGTCCTCGCGGAGTTCGCCGTGAGCGCCGACGGCAGGCGCGCGAACCGCGACTCCGAGCGCACGGTTCTCGAACTCCCCGAACCCCAGCCGAATCACAACGCGGGCGACCTCGCGTTCGGACCGGACGGCTACCTCTACGTGGCCGTCGGCGACGGCGGCAACGGCGGCGACGTGGGTCCGGGTCACGTCGACGACTGGTACGACGCCGTCCCCGGCGGTAACGCGCAGGACGTGCGCCGAAACCTCCTCGGGAGCATCCTGCGCATCGACGTCGACGGCCGCGAGGACGACAAACCGTACGCGATTCCCGACGACAACCCCTTAGTCGGACGACCCGGCCTCGACGAACACTACGCGTGGGGCTTTCGTAACCCGTGGCGGCTGTCGTTCGACCGCGAGAACCTCTTCGTCGGCGACGTCGGCGAGAGCGACTACGAGGAAGTGAACCTCGTCACGAAGGGCGGAAACTACGGGTGGAACGTCAAGGAGGGGACGAACTGCTTCGCGGCGGATTCCTGTCCGGACCGGACACTCGAGTCGGTGCGTGGCGGCGAGCGCCTCGTCGACCCCATCGTCGAGTACTCGCACGGCGACGGGCCGCTCACCGGTAACTCCGTCATCGGCGGCTACGTCTACCGGGGGACGGCGCTTCCCGCGCTCGCGGGACGGTACGTCTTCGCCGACCTGGACGCGCAGAACGAGTTGTTCGTCGCGACGCGACCCGAGGGCCAGGGGATGTGGCCGACGCGCGTCGTCGACGTGGTCGGTGAGGGGAGCGAGAACCTCGGACGCGTCTTCTCGTTCGGCCGCAACCCGGCGGGCGAACTGTTCGTGCTCGGGGGGACGTTCGACGGCGGTGCGCTGTACCGTATCGTCCCCGCGAGCGGTTGA
- a CDS encoding universal stress protein, which produces MYDRILLPTDGSDAAETAVSDALELAEAYDARLRVLYVVDTRTLATIDLGADTVLSTLEEEGDAAVERVRSRAAEVGVDVVTAVEAGSPPDTIVDYADEHDIDLVVMATHGRRGLDRYLLGSVTERVVRNSEVPVLTVRQPQNPK; this is translated from the coding sequence ATGTACGACCGAATTCTCCTCCCGACCGACGGAAGCGACGCAGCGGAGACGGCCGTCTCCGACGCACTCGAACTCGCCGAGGCGTACGACGCCAGGTTACGCGTGCTCTACGTCGTCGACACGCGAACGCTCGCGACGATAGACCTCGGAGCCGACACGGTGCTGTCGACGCTCGAAGAGGAGGGGGACGCGGCCGTCGAACGAGTTCGCTCGCGCGCGGCCGAGGTCGGTGTCGACGTCGTCACCGCCGTCGAGGCGGGGTCGCCGCCCGACACCATCGTCGACTACGCCGACGAACACGACATCGACCTCGTCGTGATGGCCACGCACGGTCGCCGCGGCCTCGACCGGTATCTCCTCGGCAGCGTCACCGAACGCGTCGTTCGGAACAGCGAAGTCCCGGTACTCACCGTTAGACAGCCCCAGAACCCAAAATAG
- a CDS encoding rhomboid family intramembrane serine protease, producing the protein MFAVPPWLPLSQLAVVGVAVVCLYVAWRLDGRRTHRVAALRSRLLYGVPWGTLVSILFVLLVYLFVQGGFDYWYRPVVVPFRAWSYFYPTGMLAAAFSHSGAGHLVGNLLGTLTLAPLVEYAWGHYPRDEREATADWRSDPRIRAFLVFPAAVLVVGVLTALFSVGPIIGFSGVVFAFAGFALVYYPLTTVLALSASRVVNLLYDALFDPTTVASSREAFVSPWWAQIAIQGHAIGLLTGVLVALWLVERRGDDHPDALRLWSGVLLYSVSQSLWAVYWYRGGDSYVLFRAVGLALVFLLATLVTAAASAGDRSLLDRFGAEVRERAGDIRSDGSGRRVRDSRDDCGGDGDRGGLRAVTGKQAAVALLLVGAAAMAGSAVAVNMVTTADEELPGESVQVRGYEVTYAEDVTNGMVSVVDVDGFGESTSVTTSGVVVRNPDRTLWSREISKGRLAFDGRSAVRVGGVGWRETVVANRTGWSLVGSNASYRVTLAVDGNETPVYTSPPATAEPVVAGQNVSIAAENESFRLVVGRENDTVSAPVPRRNESVTLREIQFTNREGKLYATANGTKVRVAAKERYK; encoded by the coding sequence ATGTTCGCGGTTCCGCCGTGGCTCCCGCTCTCCCAACTCGCGGTCGTCGGCGTCGCCGTCGTCTGTCTGTACGTCGCGTGGCGTCTCGACGGCCGACGAACGCACCGGGTCGCCGCGCTCCGTTCGCGCCTTCTCTACGGCGTGCCGTGGGGGACGCTGGTGTCGATCCTGTTCGTCCTCCTCGTCTATCTCTTCGTGCAGGGGGGGTTCGACTACTGGTACCGCCCTGTCGTCGTTCCGTTCCGGGCGTGGTCGTACTTCTATCCGACGGGGATGCTCGCGGCCGCGTTCTCGCACTCGGGAGCGGGCCACCTCGTCGGCAATCTGCTCGGGACGCTCACGCTCGCACCGCTCGTCGAGTACGCGTGGGGACACTATCCGCGGGACGAGAGAGAAGCGACGGCCGACTGGCGCTCGGACCCGCGAATCCGCGCGTTCCTCGTCTTTCCGGCCGCCGTACTCGTCGTCGGCGTCCTCACCGCGCTGTTCTCGGTCGGTCCCATCATCGGATTCTCGGGTGTCGTCTTCGCGTTCGCCGGGTTCGCGCTCGTCTACTATCCGCTGACGACGGTGCTGGCGCTCTCGGCGAGTCGCGTCGTCAACCTGCTGTACGACGCGCTGTTCGACCCGACGACCGTCGCGTCGTCGCGGGAGGCGTTCGTCTCGCCGTGGTGGGCGCAGATCGCGATTCAGGGCCACGCCATCGGCCTGCTCACCGGCGTCCTGGTGGCGCTGTGGCTGGTCGAACGCCGCGGGGACGACCACCCCGACGCGCTCAGACTCTGGTCCGGCGTCCTCCTCTACTCGGTCTCGCAGTCGCTCTGGGCGGTGTACTGGTACCGCGGCGGCGACAGCTACGTGCTCTTTCGGGCCGTGGGTCTCGCCCTCGTCTTCCTCTTGGCGACGCTCGTCACGGCGGCGGCGAGCGCAGGCGACCGGTCGCTTCTCGACCGCTTCGGTGCCGAGGTTCGCGAGCGAGCCGGCGACATCCGCAGCGACGGGTCGGGGCGCAGGGTCCGCGACAGTAGAGACGATTGCGGCGGTGACGGTGACCGCGGTGGACTGCGAGCGGTGACCGGCAAACAAGCGGCCGTCGCGCTGTTGCTCGTCGGCGCGGCGGCGATGGCCGGCTCGGCCGTCGCGGTCAACATGGTGACGACGGCGGACGAGGAGCTGCCCGGCGAGTCCGTACAGGTCCGCGGCTACGAGGTGACCTACGCCGAGGACGTGACGAACGGGATGGTGTCGGTCGTCGACGTCGACGGCTTCGGCGAGTCGACGAGCGTCACGACGTCGGGTGTCGTCGTCCGGAACCCCGACCGCACCCTCTGGTCGCGAGAGATATCGAAAGGGCGGCTCGCGTTCGACGGGCGGTCGGCGGTCCGCGTCGGCGGCGTCGGCTGGCGCGAGACGGTCGTCGCCAACCGCACCGGGTGGTCGCTCGTCGGGAGCAACGCCAGTTACCGGGTCACACTCGCCGTCGACGGAAACGAGACGCCGGTGTACACGTCGCCGCCCGCGACGGCCGAACCCGTCGTCGCCGGGCAGAACGTCTCCATCGCCGCGGAGAACGAGAGCTTCCGTCTCGTCGTCGGTCGGGAGAACGACACCGTCTCCGCGCCGGTCCCGCGACGCAACGAGTCGGTGACACTCAGGGAGATTCAGTTCACCAACCGCGAGGGGAAACTGTACGCGACGGCGAACGGGACGAAGGTGCGAGTTGCGGCGAAAGAGCGGTATAAGTGA
- a CDS encoding rubrerythrin family protein: protein MDVTEFRETVEAAKRTELDRLGSSQLLVALTDAELDAESVLRVAAGSEAAAHGTFSSWADDEAHDAAREAFQTVAEQEADHYERVVAEMDDASGEGVEATAEADSGPMHGYLRGRDDTVSRVAGGMVGRSLLSLRTHTQIISFFVNEADERRANAFRQLKNDTRETLERGLELLEELCESAEDWERAQAAAEYVIQLAYDDYADALGELGLNPKSVC from the coding sequence ATGGACGTCACGGAGTTCCGCGAGACCGTCGAAGCGGCGAAGCGAACCGAGCTCGACCGGTTGGGGTCGAGTCAACTGCTCGTCGCACTAACCGACGCCGAACTGGATGCCGAGTCGGTGCTCCGCGTCGCCGCCGGGAGCGAGGCCGCCGCTCACGGTACGTTCTCCTCGTGGGCCGACGACGAAGCGCACGACGCGGCCCGAGAGGCGTTCCAGACGGTGGCCGAGCAAGAGGCCGACCACTACGAGCGCGTCGTCGCCGAGATGGACGACGCCTCGGGCGAGGGCGTCGAGGCGACCGCCGAGGCCGACAGCGGCCCGATGCACGGCTACCTCCGCGGGCGCGACGACACCGTCTCGCGCGTCGCGGGCGGGATGGTCGGCCGGTCGCTGCTCTCGCTGCGGACGCACACGCAGATCATCAGTTTCTTCGTCAACGAGGCAGACGAGCGGCGGGCAAATGCGTTTCGGCAGTTGAAGAACGACACGCGGGAGACGTTGGAACGCGGACTGGAACTGTTGGAGGAACTCTGCGAGTCAGCGGAGGACTGGGAACGCGCGCAGGCGGCGGCGGAGTACGTGATTCAACTCGCGTACGACGACTACGCCGACGCGCTGGGCGAACTGGGTCTGAACCCGAAGTCGGTGTGCTGA